In bacterium, a genomic segment contains:
- a CDS encoding prepilin-type N-terminal cleavage/methylation domain-containing protein encodes MNKASVSRSAGFTLLEVTVALFIIAVALLAMAKMQTRSIEAAEYSGRMAVALRLAQDVIEQIQSNPFASAASSTSPQVCPGGAVQMGISCPQLLDTEGRLGNFTRTWTVTETAAWPGVTQTNIRQVEVLVTWGQRQVRLTSLLTQ; translated from the coding sequence ATGAACAAAGCGTCTGTATCAAGATCGGCAGGCTTCACGCTTTTGGAAGTGACAGTGGCCCTTTTCATCATTGCAGTGGCGCTTCTGGCCATGGCCAAGATGCAGACCCGCTCCATAGAGGCTGCAGAGTACAGTGGCCGAATGGCGGTTGCCCTTAGACTTGCCCAGGACGTCATAGAGCAGATCCAGAGCAATCCTTTTGCCAGCGCTGCAAGCAGCACATCCCCACAGGTTTGCCCTGGGGGGGCCGTACAGATGGGGATCAGCTGCCCTCAGCTCCTGGATACGGAAGGGCGGCTCGGAAACTTCACCCGCACCTGGACCGTAACCGAAACAGCGGCATGGCCAGGGGTGACTCAGACCAACATAAGACAGGTTGAAGTCTTGGTCACTTGGGGGCAAAGGCAGGTTCGGCTCACGAGTCTCCTGACTCAATAA